From the Primulina tabacum isolate GXHZ01 chromosome 3, ASM2559414v2, whole genome shotgun sequence genome, one window contains:
- the LOC142538602 gene encoding uncharacterized protein LOC142538602 produces MQEGQVIGYASRQLKPYEQNYPTHDLQLAAIVFALKIWRHYFYGVKCEVFTDHQSLNHIFTQKELNMRQRRWIELLKDYDLSISYHPGKANKVAYALSRRNIGKVSLSSLSAQPCFREAIKLKQSRDSSITNIKDQIQGGKIQEFQTDENDVLWMKGRLYVPTEAEYIAASTAAKKTVWIFNFVQELGVTSNGVDPAPMYCDNTGAVTQEKEPRSHKRSKYILRKFHIIREIMERGDI; encoded by the coding sequence ATGCAGGAAGGTCAGGTAATTGGCTACGCATCAAGGCAATTAAAGCCTTATGAACAAAATTACCCAACTCATGATCTTCAGTTAGCTGCAATTGTATTTGCACTAAAAATCTGGAGGCATTACTTTTATGGGGTCAAATGTGAAgtatttactgatcaccagagcctcaaccACATATTCACTCAAAAAgaactaaacatgaggcaaagaaggtggattgAACTTCTGAAAGATTACGATTTATCGATCAGTTACCATCCaggtaaggcaaataaggtagcATATGCTTTGAGCCGAAGGAACATTGGGAAGGTGAGCTTATCCTCTCTATCAGCACAACCATGCTTTCGAGAAGCAATCAAATTGAAACAAAGTCGAGATTCCTCCATCACAAATAttaaagatcaaattcaaggagGAAAAATCCAAGAATTTCAGACTGATGAAAATGATGTTCTTTGGATGAAAGGACGTTTGTATGTACcaactgaagctgaatatattgctgcatctaCTGCAGCCAAAAAGACAGTTTGGATTTtcaatttcgtccaagagttgggcgttacttctaatggagttgatccagccCCGATGTATtgtgacaacactggtgccgttacACAAGAAAAGGAACCAAGATCTCATAAGCGATCCAAATATATACTGAGGAAATTCCACATCATTCGGGAGATCATGGAAAGAGGAGATATTTAA